The Candidatus Binatia bacterium genome has a segment encoding these proteins:
- a CDS encoding BrnT family toxin: MRFVWDEAKNSRNRKRHGVSFEQASTLFTRGGEYLDIFDEAHSSDEDRFIAIGPVSRGIVLVVYTEEEENVVRIISARFATKREAEMYRSYVRGGLQ; the protein is encoded by the coding sequence GTGAGGTTCGTCTGGGATGAGGCCAAGAACAGCAGGAACCGGAAGAGGCACGGCGTATCGTTCGAGCAGGCAAGTACCCTGTTCACACGAGGCGGTGAGTACCTCGATATCTTCGATGAGGCGCATTCGTCCGACGAGGATAGATTCATCGCTATCGGCCCCGTCTCCCGCGGGATCGTCCTGGTCGTTTACACGGAGGAGGAAGAGAACGTCGTGCGGATCATCAGCGCGCGCTTTGCAACGAAGCGCGAGGCCGAGATGTATCGTTCGTACGTCAGAGGCGGGCTGCAATGA
- a CDS encoding helix-turn-helix domain-containing protein, producing the protein MTKIPELTEEQLARAIPGRVRKRLMMGQIESGEDVAALRRFVGLSQSQFAEAMGISVHTLRNWEQGRRRPEGPAIGLLRIAARHPRIIRENVKSAA; encoded by the coding sequence ATGACTAAGATTCCTGAGCTTACAGAGGAGCAGTTGGCCCGGGCGATTCCGGGTCGCGTTCGCAAGCGGCTCATGATGGGCCAGATCGAGTCGGGAGAGGATGTCGCGGCACTGCGGCGCTTTGTCGGTCTTTCGCAATCGCAGTTTGCTGAGGCGATGGGCATAAGTGTCCACACGCTGCGGAACTGGGAGCAGGGTCGCCGGAGACCGGAAGGGCCGGCGATTGGTCTTCTAAGAATCGCCGCGCGGCATCCGCGTATCATTCGGGAGAACGTGAAATCGGCTGCATGA
- a CDS encoding DUF2442 domain-containing protein, which produces MGTLALSADERVRDVRFSEDSLTVDLMDGRTISVPLEWYPRLAGASPRQLANWTLCAAGYGIHWPDLDEDLSTEGMLRGAPAPGMRTVGRTRRSTRPRPQGRSNKRVTARSGRGG; this is translated from the coding sequence ATGGGCACATTGGCACTCAGCGCTGACGAGCGAGTTCGCGACGTGCGATTCTCCGAAGACTCGCTCACCGTGGACCTGATGGATGGTCGTACGATCTCGGTGCCCCTGGAGTGGTATCCGAGGCTGGCGGGGGCAAGTCCGCGCCAGCTCGCAAATTGGACGCTCTGCGCAGCCGGCTACGGAATTCACTGGCCGGACCTCGATGAGGACCTGAGCACCGAGGGCATGCTCCGCGGTGCGCCGGCACCAGGCATGCGAACTGTGGGCCGAACAAGGCGCTCCACCCGACCGCGGCCACAAGGCCGTTCGAACAAGCGGGTGACGGCGCGTTCTGGCCGCGGCGGGTGA
- a CDS encoding type II toxin-antitoxin system PemK/MazF family toxin — translation MKRGEVWWAELPPPVGSRPVVILTRDAVLPNIGGIVVALVTRTVRQLPTEVTLGRRQGLPVSCVANLDNLLTIPRDRLKRLMGACDAHKIGELNRAIKTALDVS, via the coding sequence GTGAAGCGTGGAGAGGTCTGGTGGGCCGAACTGCCGCCACCCGTCGGCAGCCGGCCGGTCGTGATTCTGACACGCGACGCAGTTCTCCCCAACATCGGTGGGATCGTTGTTGCCTTGGTGACGCGAACGGTCCGACAGCTTCCGACAGAAGTAACGCTCGGCCGACGCCAAGGCCTTCCCGTCAGCTGCGTCGCCAATCTCGACAACCTCCTGACGATCCCCCGCGACCGCCTGAAAAGGCTCATGGGAGCGTGCGATGCCCACAAGATCGGCGAGCTGAACCGGGCGATCAAGACCGCACTCGACGTGTCCTGA
- a CDS encoding ribbon-helix-helix domain-containing protein produces the protein MTIELPGTVEEQLRNLAARQGRDVAALVEDAVREYLEAAAITDLETSEVAEAQAALLGELSGLPAWKADEA, from the coding sequence ATGACAATCGAGCTTCCTGGCACCGTGGAAGAACAGCTACGGAATCTGGCGGCCAGACAGGGACGCGACGTAGCGGCACTCGTCGAGGATGCGGTCCGGGAGTACCTCGAAGCCGCTGCCATCACCGATCTTGAGACGTCTGAAGTGGCCGAAGCACAAGCGGCGCTACTGGGTGAGCTGTCAGGGCTACCTGCCTGGAAGGCCGACGAGGCGTGA
- a CDS encoding DUF4160 domain-containing protein: MPTVLRSGPYRVYFFSHEPNEPPHVHVDRDNLSAKLWLRPIALARNFGFPPHELRRIRALIEEHQARFLEVWHGHIGTQR; encoded by the coding sequence ATGCCGACGGTCTTGAGGAGTGGACCCTATCGCGTGTACTTCTTCAGCCATGAGCCGAATGAGCCGCCGCACGTCCACGTTGACCGCGACAACCTGTCGGCGAAATTATGGCTGCGGCCCATCGCCCTCGCGCGGAACTTCGGGTTCCCCCCACACGAGCTGCGGCGAATCCGCGCATTGATCGAGGAGCATCAGGCACGTTTTCTGGAGGTCTGGCATGGGCACATTGGCACTCAGCGCTGA